One Streptomyces sp. RPA4-2 genomic window carries:
- a CDS encoding substrate-binding domain-containing protein — protein sequence MATDTLKSTSGASGASAVRRLLLDNGALTALIALVIAMAALSGDFLTTDNLLNIGVQAAVTAILAFGSTFVIVAAGIDLSVGSVAALSATVLAWMATTQGVPVWIAVIVSIAAGIAVGLVNGVMIAYGKLPPFIATLAMLSVGRGLSLVISQGSPIAFPSSVSHLGDTLGGWLPVPVLVMVVMGLITAVILGRTYIGRSMYAIGGNEEAARLSGLRVKKQKLAIYALSGLFAAAAGIVLASRLSSAQPQAAQGYELDAIAAVVIGGASLAGGTGKASGTLIGALILAVLRNGLNLLSVSAFWQQVVIGVVIALAVLLDTVRRKAGATPVAAGAGTPGNRGKQAATYIIAAVVAAAIVGAMSFLHTGSSSTASKKVGLSLSTLNNPFFVQIKAGAQQEAKKLGVRLTVTDAQNDASQQANQLQNFTSSGLGAIIVNPVDSDAAGPSVRSANKADIPVIGVDRGVNKADTAALVASDNIEGGKLGAKALAEKLGGKGKIVILQGLAGTSASRERGAGFAEGLKAYPGIKVVARQPADFDRTKGLDVMTNLLQAHPDVQGVFAENDEMALGAIKALGSKAGKSVSVIGFDGTPDGLKAVKNGTLYASVAQQPTELGRIAVENALKSAEGKKVEKTVMVPVKVVTAQNVAGFTG from the coding sequence GTGGCCACTGACACGCTCAAGAGCACATCGGGCGCGAGTGGCGCCTCGGCGGTCCGCCGCCTCCTGCTCGACAACGGAGCGCTCACCGCGCTCATCGCCCTCGTCATCGCGATGGCGGCGCTGTCCGGCGACTTCCTGACGACGGACAACCTGCTCAACATCGGCGTCCAGGCGGCCGTGACCGCCATCCTCGCCTTCGGCTCGACCTTCGTCATCGTCGCGGCGGGCATCGACCTGTCGGTCGGCTCGGTCGCCGCGCTCTCCGCCACCGTCCTCGCCTGGATGGCGACCACGCAGGGCGTTCCGGTCTGGATCGCGGTGATCGTCTCGATCGCCGCCGGCATCGCCGTCGGCCTGGTCAACGGCGTGATGATCGCGTACGGGAAACTGCCGCCGTTCATCGCGACGCTCGCCATGCTCTCGGTGGGCCGCGGTCTGTCCCTGGTGATCTCGCAGGGCAGCCCGATCGCCTTCCCCTCCTCGGTCTCGCACCTCGGTGACACCCTCGGCGGCTGGCTGCCCGTCCCGGTCCTCGTCATGGTCGTCATGGGCCTGATCACGGCCGTGATCCTCGGCCGTACGTACATCGGCCGCTCCATGTACGCCATCGGCGGCAACGAGGAGGCGGCCCGCCTCTCCGGCCTCCGGGTGAAGAAGCAGAAGCTCGCGATCTACGCCCTGTCGGGTCTGTTCGCGGCCGCCGCGGGCATCGTGCTCGCCTCCCGGCTCTCCTCCGCGCAGCCGCAGGCCGCGCAGGGCTACGAACTCGACGCGATCGCCGCGGTCGTCATCGGCGGTGCCTCGCTCGCGGGCGGCACCGGCAAGGCGTCCGGCACGCTGATCGGCGCGCTGATCCTCGCGGTGCTGCGCAACGGCCTCAACCTGCTGTCCGTCTCCGCCTTCTGGCAGCAGGTCGTCATCGGTGTCGTGATCGCGCTGGCGGTGCTGCTCGACACGGTGCGGCGCAAGGCCGGGGCGACCCCGGTGGCCGCCGGGGCCGGTACCCCGGGCAACCGGGGCAAGCAGGCGGCGACCTACATCATCGCGGCCGTGGTCGCGGCGGCGATCGTCGGTGCGATGTCCTTCCTGCACACCGGCTCCTCCTCGACGGCGTCGAAGAAGGTGGGCCTGTCCCTCTCCACGCTGAACAACCCCTTCTTCGTCCAGATCAAGGCGGGCGCGCAGCAGGAGGCGAAGAAGCTCGGCGTGCGACTGACGGTCACCGACGCCCAGAACGACGCCTCCCAGCAGGCCAACCAGCTGCAGAACTTCACCAGTTCGGGCCTCGGCGCGATCATCGTCAACCCGGTGGACTCGGACGCGGCGGGCCCGTCGGTCCGCTCGGCGAACAAGGCCGACATCCCCGTCATCGGTGTCGACCGGGGTGTGAACAAGGCGGACACGGCCGCGCTCGTCGCCTCCGACAACATCGAGGGCGGAAAGCTGGGCGCCAAGGCGCTCGCCGAGAAGCTGGGCGGCAAGGGCAAGATCGTCATCCTTCAGGGTCTGGCCGGCACGTCCGCGAGCCGTGAGCGGGGCGCGGGCTTCGCCGAGGGCCTGAAGGCCTACCCCGGCATCAAGGTCGTCGCCCGGCAGCCCGCGGACTTCGACCGCACCAAGGGCCTCGACGTGATGACGAACCTGCTCCAGGCGCACCCCGACGTCCAGGGTGTCTTCGCCGAGAACGACGAGATGGCGCTCGGCGCGATCAAGGCGCTCGGTTCCAAGGCCGGCAAGTCGGTCTCGGTCATCGGCTTCGACGGCACCCCCGACGGACTGAAGGCGGTCAAGAACGGCACGCTGTACGCCTCCGTGGCCCAGCAGCCGACGGAGCTCGGCCGGATCGCGGTGGAGAACGCGCTGAAGTCCGCCGAGGGCAAGAAGGTCGAGAAGACCGTGATGGTGCCGGTGAAGGTGGTCACGGCGCAGAACGTGGCCGGGTTCACCGGCTGA
- a CDS encoding ribokinase: MYDYDLLVVGSANADLVIGVERRPAAGETVLGSDLVVHPGGKGANQSVAAARLGARTALLARVGDDAHGRLLLDSQRAAGVDTAGVLVGGAPTGVALITVDPSGDNSIVVSPGANGRLTPKDVRAAADLVRASRVVSAQLEIPLETVVETVRTLAPGSRFVLNPSPPRPLPAEVLAACDPLIVNEHEARVVLGDGAGPEPEDWATALLALGPRSVVVTLGARGALVADADGAARVPSVRVKTVDTTGAGDSFTAALAWRLGLGEPLSVAAAYAARVGAVAVTRPGAQESFPTAEEVESL; the protein is encoded by the coding sequence ATGTACGACTACGACCTGCTGGTCGTGGGCTCGGCCAACGCGGACCTGGTGATCGGGGTCGAGCGGCGGCCCGCGGCCGGCGAGACGGTGCTCGGCTCCGACCTCGTCGTCCACCCCGGCGGCAAGGGCGCCAACCAGTCGGTCGCCGCCGCCCGTCTCGGAGCCCGTACGGCCCTGCTCGCCCGGGTCGGCGACGACGCGCACGGCCGGCTGCTGCTCGACTCGCAGCGGGCGGCCGGCGTGGACACCGCGGGCGTGCTCGTCGGCGGGGCACCCACCGGCGTGGCGCTGATCACGGTGGACCCGTCCGGGGACAACAGCATCGTGGTCTCACCGGGCGCGAACGGCCGGCTGACGCCAAAGGACGTCCGCGCGGCCGCGGATCTCGTACGCGCCTCCCGGGTGGTCTCGGCACAGCTGGAGATCCCCCTGGAGACGGTCGTGGAGACCGTACGGACCCTCGCGCCCGGCAGCCGTTTCGTGCTGAACCCGTCGCCGCCCCGGCCGCTGCCCGCCGAGGTGCTGGCGGCCTGCGACCCGCTGATCGTGAACGAGCACGAGGCCCGGGTGGTGCTGGGCGACGGCGCGGGTCCTGAGCCCGAGGACTGGGCGACGGCCCTGCTCGCCCTGGGCCCGCGCTCGGTGGTCGTCACGCTGGGCGCGCGGGGCGCGCTGGTGGCGGACGCGGACGGAGCCGCGCGGGTGCCGTCCGTGCGGGTGAAGACCGTGGACACGACGGGCGCGGGGGACTCGTTCACCGCGGCGCTGGCCTGGCGGCTGGGGCTCGGCGAGCCGCTGTCCGTCGCCGCCGCGTACGCGGCCCGGGTGGGCGCCGTCGCCGTCACCCGGCCCGGTGCCCAGGAGTCCTTCCCGACCGCCGAGGAGGTCGAGTCGTTGTGA
- the rbsD gene encoding D-ribose pyranase, with the protein MKRAGILNRHLAGALAELGHGHGVLVCDAGMPIPQGPRVVDLAFRAGVPSFAEVLDGLLAELVVEGATAAREVHAANPAASALLTARFPTLELVPHEELKSLSAGARLIVRTGEARPYANVLLRCGVFF; encoded by the coding sequence GTGAAGAGAGCCGGAATTCTGAACCGCCATCTCGCGGGCGCCCTGGCCGAACTGGGCCATGGGCACGGCGTGCTGGTGTGCGACGCGGGGATGCCGATACCCCAGGGGCCGCGCGTCGTGGACCTGGCCTTCCGGGCCGGGGTGCCGTCGTTCGCCGAGGTGCTCGACGGGCTGCTGGCGGAGCTGGTGGTGGAGGGCGCCACCGCCGCGCGCGAGGTCCACGCGGCGAACCCGGCGGCCTCCGCGCTGCTGACCGCACGCTTTCCCACGCTGGAACTGGTCCCGCACGAGGAACTGAAGTCGCTGTCGGCGGGCGCGCGGCTGATCGTCCGCACGGGGGAGGCTCGGCCGTACGCGAACGTGCTGCTGCGGTGCGGGGTGTTCTTCTAG
- a CDS encoding DUF937 domain-containing protein produces MNEEPLQQDVLDALDDAGLQEIAGLLGTDAAGAREVVGTTVSEFSGGLQDRAVTDPGEVQQAYAEAQEAPLSGVATLGGLGGMGAGGLMGGLLARISRPVANAVARKTGLPPATVARVIELVIPVLLSVLTKRAARGTRK; encoded by the coding sequence ATGAACGAGGAGCCACTCCAGCAGGACGTGCTCGACGCGCTCGACGACGCCGGGCTCCAGGAGATCGCGGGTCTGCTCGGCACGGACGCGGCCGGAGCGCGCGAGGTCGTCGGCACGACGGTGTCGGAATTCTCGGGAGGCCTCCAGGACCGTGCGGTCACGGATCCGGGCGAGGTCCAGCAGGCCTACGCGGAGGCGCAGGAGGCCCCGCTGAGCGGTGTGGCCACCCTGGGCGGTCTGGGCGGCATGGGTGCCGGCGGCCTGATGGGCGGACTGCTCGCCCGCATCAGCAGGCCGGTCGCGAACGCGGTCGCCAGGAAGACGGGGCTGCCTCCGGCGACGGTGGCCCGGGTGATCGAACTGGTGATCCCGGTGCTGTTGTCGGTCCTGACCAAGCGGGCCGCCCGCGGAACGCGGAAGTAG
- a CDS encoding sugar phosphate isomerase/epimerase, whose amino-acid sequence MTVKQLAMPELVAACVESGVPGVGLWREPVRSYGIEATARLVRDAGLSVTTLCRGGFLTAIEPAERARALDDNRAAVDEAATLGSDTLVLVSGGLPAGSKDLRGARERIADALAELGPYAAGRGVRLAVEPLHPMYAADRCVVSTLAQALDLAERFPADQVGVTVDTYHVWWDDTAPAQIARAGASGRIHSFQLADWTTPLPEGVLNGRGQIGDGAVDMREWRGYVEAAGYTGPIEVELFNDGLWARDGREVLAETVARFVEHAG is encoded by the coding sequence ATGACCGTCAAGCAACTGGCGATGCCCGAACTGGTCGCCGCCTGCGTCGAGTCGGGCGTCCCCGGTGTGGGGCTCTGGCGGGAGCCGGTCCGGTCCTACGGCATCGAGGCCACCGCCAGGCTCGTGCGTGACGCGGGGCTGTCGGTGACGACGCTGTGCCGCGGGGGGTTCCTCACGGCGATCGAGCCCGCCGAACGGGCCCGAGCCCTGGACGACAACCGCGCGGCGGTCGACGAGGCCGCGACGCTCGGCAGCGACACGCTGGTCCTGGTCTCCGGCGGCCTGCCGGCCGGGTCGAAGGACCTGCGCGGGGCCCGTGAACGCATCGCCGACGCACTGGCGGAACTGGGTCCGTACGCCGCCGGGCGCGGCGTACGGCTGGCCGTCGAACCCCTCCACCCGATGTACGCCGCCGACCGCTGCGTCGTCTCGACCCTCGCCCAGGCCCTGGACCTCGCGGAACGATTCCCCGCCGACCAGGTGGGCGTCACCGTCGACACCTACCACGTCTGGTGGGACGACACCGCGCCCGCCCAGATCGCCCGTGCGGGGGCGTCCGGACGTATCCACAGCTTCCAACTCGCCGACTGGACGACCCCGTTGCCCGAGGGAGTCCTCAACGGCCGCGGCCAGATCGGCGACGGAGCCGTCGACATGCGGGAGTGGCGGGGGTACGTCGAGGCGGCGGGCTACACCGGTCCCATCGAGGTCGAGCTGTTCAACGACGGGCTGTGGGCCCGTGACGGGCGGGAGGTGCTGGCGGAGACGGTGGCGCGGTTCGTGGAGCATGCCGGGTAG
- a CDS encoding dihydrodipicolinate synthase family protein, with the protein MTVRLPDPAGGVRLYEPRAEPLALTTGAPFTSRTVFSAAHVVADPYADVSPDSPAAVDWDTTLAFRRHLWSHGLGVAEAMDTAQRGMGLDWAGAAELVRRSAAEAKAAGGRIACGVGTDQITAGSLAEVRAAYEEQLALVEETGAQAVLMASRALTAAARGPEDYLDVYGHLLRQASRPVILHWLGPMFDPALEGYWGSGDLDAATDVLLEVIEARPDKVDGVKVSLLDARREVALRRRLPHGVRCYTGDDFHYPELIAGDEQGFSHALLGIFDPLGPLAAEAVRVLDTGDVKGFHELLDPTVELSRHLFRAPTRFYKTGVVLLAWLAGHQGHFTMVGGLQSARSLPHLGRAYELADGLGLFPDPALAETRMKNLLTVHGVDQ; encoded by the coding sequence GTGACCGTGCGACTGCCGGACCCGGCGGGCGGGGTGAGGCTGTACGAGCCGCGCGCCGAGCCCCTGGCGCTCACCACCGGGGCCCCCTTCACCTCCCGTACCGTCTTCTCGGCGGCGCACGTCGTCGCCGACCCGTACGCCGACGTGTCCCCCGACTCGCCCGCCGCCGTCGACTGGGACACCACCCTCGCCTTCCGCCGCCATCTGTGGTCCCACGGCCTCGGTGTCGCCGAGGCGATGGACACCGCGCAGCGCGGGATGGGCCTGGACTGGGCGGGCGCCGCCGAACTCGTCCGCCGGTCGGCCGCGGAGGCGAAGGCGGCCGGCGGCCGGATCGCGTGCGGGGTGGGGACCGACCAGATCACCGCCGGCTCCCTGGCGGAGGTCCGCGCCGCGTACGAGGAGCAGCTCGCGCTCGTCGAGGAGACCGGCGCGCAGGCCGTCCTGATGGCCTCGCGCGCCCTGACCGCCGCCGCGCGGGGCCCCGAGGACTACCTCGACGTCTACGGGCATCTCCTGCGTCAGGCCTCCCGGCCGGTGATCCTGCACTGGCTGGGCCCGATGTTCGACCCGGCGCTGGAGGGCTACTGGGGATCCGGCGACCTGGACGCGGCGACGGACGTCCTCCTGGAGGTGATCGAGGCCCGTCCCGACAAGGTCGACGGCGTCAAGGTCTCCCTCCTCGACGCCCGGCGCGAGGTCGCCCTGCGCCGCAGGCTCCCGCACGGGGTCCGCTGCTACACGGGCGACGACTTCCACTACCCCGAGCTGATCGCGGGCGACGAACAGGGCTTCAGTCACGCCCTGTTGGGCATCTTCGACCCGCTGGGACCGCTGGCGGCCGAGGCGGTGCGGGTACTCGACACGGGGGACGTGAAGGGATTCCACGAGCTGCTCGATCCCACCGTCGAGCTGTCCCGTCACCTGTTCCGGGCGCCGACCCGCTTCTACAAGACGGGAGTTGTCCTCCTGGCGTGGCTCGCCGGACACCAGGGGCACTTCACGATGGTGGGCGGCCTGCAGTCGGCCCGTTCCCTCCCGCACCTCGGGCGTGCGTACGAACTGGCCGACGGGCTGGGTCTGTTCCCGGACCCGGCCCTGGCGGAGACCCGGATGAAGAACCTGCTCACGGTGCACGGAGTGGATCAGTGA
- a CDS encoding Gfo/Idh/MocA family protein, producing MTRKTVRIAMNGVTGRMGYRQHLVRSILALRDQGGLDLGGGTTLWPEPVLVGRREHALRTLAERHGLEHWSTDLDAVLADPDVDLYFDAQVTSAREEAIRKAITAGKHVYTEKPTATGLDGALELARLAHAKGVKHGVVQDKLFLPGLLKLKRLIDGGFFGRILSVRGEFGYWVFEGDWQPAQRPSWNYRAEDGGGIVVDMFPHWEYVLHELFGRVTSVQALTTTHVPQRWDEQGKPYDATADDAAYGVFELEGGAVAQINSSWAVRVNRDELVEFQVDGTEGSAVAGLRDCRVQHRSATPKPVWNPDIPAAYSFRDQWQEVPDNAEFDNGFKAQWELFLRHVYTDAPYRWDLLAGARGVQLAELGLKSSAEGRRLDVPEISL from the coding sequence GTGACACGCAAGACGGTGCGTATCGCCATGAACGGCGTGACGGGACGCATGGGCTACCGCCAGCACCTCGTCCGCTCGATCCTCGCCCTGCGCGACCAGGGCGGTCTGGATCTGGGCGGCGGTACGACGCTGTGGCCCGAGCCGGTCCTCGTCGGCCGCCGCGAGCACGCCCTGAGGACGCTCGCCGAGCGGCACGGGCTGGAGCACTGGTCGACGGACCTGGACGCGGTCCTCGCCGACCCGGATGTCGACCTCTACTTCGACGCGCAGGTCACCTCCGCCCGCGAGGAGGCCATCCGGAAGGCCATCACGGCGGGGAAGCACGTCTACACCGAGAAGCCGACCGCCACCGGTCTCGACGGCGCCCTGGAACTGGCCCGGCTCGCCCACGCGAAGGGCGTCAAGCACGGGGTCGTGCAGGACAAGCTCTTCCTCCCGGGGCTGCTGAAGCTCAAGCGCCTGATCGACGGCGGCTTCTTCGGGCGGATCCTGTCCGTGCGGGGCGAGTTCGGCTACTGGGTCTTCGAGGGCGACTGGCAGCCCGCCCAGCGTCCCTCCTGGAACTACCGCGCCGAGGACGGCGGCGGCATCGTCGTCGACATGTTCCCGCACTGGGAGTACGTCCTGCACGAGCTCTTCGGCCGGGTCACCTCCGTCCAGGCACTCACCACCACCCACGTCCCGCAGCGGTGGGACGAGCAGGGCAAGCCGTACGACGCCACGGCCGACGACGCCGCGTACGGCGTCTTCGAGCTGGAGGGCGGTGCCGTCGCCCAGATCAACTCCTCCTGGGCCGTGCGTGTCAACCGTGACGAACTGGTCGAGTTCCAGGTCGACGGGACGGAGGGCTCGGCTGTCGCCGGGCTGCGCGACTGCCGTGTCCAGCACCGGTCCGCCACCCCCAAGCCGGTCTGGAACCCCGACATCCCGGCCGCCTACTCCTTCCGCGACCAATGGCAGGAGGTCCCCGACAACGCCGAGTTCGACAACGGATTCAAGGCGCAGTGGGAGCTGTTCCTGCGGCACGTCTACACCGACGCGCCCTACCGCTGGGACCTCCTGGCCGGCGCCCGCGGCGTCCAGCTCGCCGAACTGGGCCTGAAGTCCTCGGCCGAGGGCCGCCGTCTCGACGTACCGGAGATCTCGCTGTGA
- a CDS encoding LacI family DNA-binding transcriptional regulator: protein MTVTLADVAARAQVSPATVSRVLNGNYPVAASTRERVLRAVDDLDYVLNGPASSLAAATSDLVGILVNDIADPFFGIMAAAIQSEIEGPGGRAGGERLGVVCNTGGVAERELTYLTLLQRQRAAAVVLTGGAVEDAPHAAAVAAKLRKLGEAGTQVVLCGRPPAPDAPEAIALTFDNRGGGQRLTEHLIGLGHRRMGYIAGPEERTTTRHRLEGHRAALAAHGIEDDPRWTVHGRYDRRSGYEATVELLRREPGLTAVVAANDTVALGACAALRDAGLRIPDDVSVAGFDDLPFSVDVVPALTTVRLPLSEAGARAGRVAMGREEAPPGGIATVRGELMVRGSTGVPKT, encoded by the coding sequence ATGACCGTGACCCTGGCGGACGTGGCGGCGCGGGCGCAGGTCTCGCCCGCGACCGTGTCCCGGGTGCTGAACGGGAACTATCCCGTCGCGGCGTCCACGCGCGAGCGGGTGCTGCGCGCGGTGGACGACCTGGACTACGTACTGAACGGGCCCGCCAGTTCGCTGGCCGCCGCCACCTCCGACCTGGTCGGGATCCTGGTCAACGACATCGCCGACCCGTTCTTCGGGATCATGGCGGCCGCGATCCAGTCGGAGATCGAGGGCCCCGGGGGCCGTGCGGGCGGGGAGCGGCTCGGGGTGGTGTGCAACACCGGTGGCGTCGCGGAGCGCGAGCTGACGTACCTCACGCTGCTTCAGCGGCAGCGCGCCGCGGCGGTCGTGCTGACCGGGGGCGCCGTCGAGGACGCGCCGCACGCGGCGGCGGTCGCGGCGAAGCTGCGCAAGCTCGGCGAGGCGGGGACACAGGTGGTCCTGTGCGGACGGCCGCCCGCGCCGGACGCCCCCGAGGCGATCGCGCTCACCTTCGACAACCGGGGTGGCGGGCAGCGGCTCACCGAGCATCTGATCGGACTCGGGCATCGGCGGATGGGGTACATCGCCGGGCCCGAGGAGCGGACCACGACCCGGCACCGGCTGGAGGGGCACCGGGCCGCGCTCGCCGCGCACGGGATCGAGGACGATCCGCGGTGGACCGTGCACGGACGCTACGACCGTCGCTCCGGGTACGAGGCGACGGTCGAGCTCCTGCGCAGGGAGCCGGGTCTGACGGCGGTCGTCGCCGCGAACGACACCGTCGCGCTCGGCGCGTGCGCGGCGTTGCGTGACGCGGGGTTGCGTATCCCGGACGACGTGTCGGTCGCCGGGTTCGACGATCTGCCGTTCAGTGTCGACGTGGTGCCCGCGCTGACGACGGTGCGGTTGCCGTTGTCGGAGGCGGGGGCGCGGGCGGGGCGGGTCGCGATGGGCCGTGAGGAGGCTCCCCCCGGGGGGATCGCCACGGTGCGGGGGGAGTTGATGGTGCGGGGGTCCACCGGGGTGCCCAAGACTTGA
- a CDS encoding helix-turn-helix domain-containing GNAT family N-acetyltransferase, giving the protein MTVQDIRSFNRFYTNVIGALDYGRHLYAPYTLTESRVLYELAHSPHTDAADLRGELSLDSGYLSRILSKFEQDGLIERTPSERDPRRRRITLTQRGRETAAVLDARSRESVGALLATVPADDRPRLAEAMHTVRTLLSSRRPAPSARRHREDVVLREPVPGDLGWIVQRNAALYAAEYGWNTDYEGLVARIVADFAEDHDPHLERVWIAELAGRPVGGVMCVRDDAPGTARLRLLLVEPDARGLGIGDRLVEAVVGFARDGGYRDLVLWTNDVLTAAGRVYRRHGFSLVAEKPHRSFGADLVGQDWRLDLHVSPG; this is encoded by the coding sequence ATGACCGTCCAGGACATCCGCTCCTTCAACCGCTTCTACACGAACGTCATCGGCGCACTCGACTACGGCCGCCACCTCTACGCCCCGTACACCCTCACCGAGTCACGCGTGCTGTACGAGCTCGCCCACTCCCCGCACACCGACGCCGCCGACCTCCGTGGCGAACTGTCGCTGGACTCCGGGTACTTGAGCCGGATCCTGAGCAAGTTCGAGCAGGACGGACTGATCGAACGGACGCCCTCGGAACGCGACCCGCGCCGCCGCCGGATCACGCTCACGCAGCGCGGCCGGGAGACCGCGGCCGTCCTGGACGCGCGCTCGCGGGAATCCGTCGGGGCCCTGCTGGCGACCGTCCCGGCCGACGACCGCCCCCGCCTCGCCGAGGCGATGCACACCGTGCGCACGCTCCTGTCCTCCCGTCGCCCCGCCCCGAGCGCGCGCCGTCACCGCGAGGACGTCGTGCTGCGTGAGCCCGTCCCCGGCGACCTCGGCTGGATCGTGCAGCGCAACGCCGCGCTGTACGCGGCCGAGTACGGCTGGAACACCGACTACGAGGGCCTGGTCGCCCGCATCGTCGCGGACTTCGCCGAGGACCACGATCCGCACCTGGAGCGGGTCTGGATCGCCGAGCTGGCCGGACGGCCGGTGGGAGGCGTGATGTGCGTGCGGGACGACGCCCCGGGGACGGCCCGGCTGCGTCTGCTCCTCGTCGAGCCGGACGCCCGCGGCCTCGGCATCGGGGACCGGCTGGTCGAGGCGGTCGTCGGTTTCGCGCGGGACGGCGGCTACCGGGACCTCGTCCTGTGGACCAACGACGTCCTGACCGCGGCCGGCCGCGTCTACCGGCGCCACGGTTTCTCCCTCGTCGCCGAGAAACCGCACCGATCCTTCGGCGCGGATCTCGTCGGCCAGGACTGGCGACTGGACCTGCACGTCTCCCCGGGATGA
- a CDS encoding sugar phosphate isomerase/epimerase has product MKLAFSTLGVPALPVPDVVRLAATHGYHGVELRAHPEEPVHPGLGPAERAGVAAAFEAGGVEIMGLAGYARVATPGDDAPVVAEIRELLDLARDLSAPFVRVFPGASAGQSTEEADATAARRLGTAAEYAADVGVRILLETHDSHRTGADAMRILGLVGHHHVGALWDVMHTWLGGEEPPTTYAALCTYLGYVQVKDIASAEDTTPLPLGAGVLPLAECVELLSREGWDGWLCWEYEKRWYEAAAPLPELLGPGRDHLGRLLNESA; this is encoded by the coding sequence ATGAAGCTGGCCTTCTCCACGCTAGGCGTGCCCGCGCTCCCCGTCCCCGACGTCGTACGACTCGCCGCCACGCACGGCTATCACGGTGTGGAACTGCGCGCACACCCCGAGGAGCCGGTGCATCCCGGGCTCGGGCCGGCCGAGCGGGCCGGGGTGGCCGCGGCGTTCGAGGCGGGCGGTGTCGAGATCATGGGTCTGGCCGGGTACGCACGGGTGGCGACGCCCGGTGACGACGCCCCCGTCGTCGCCGAGATCCGCGAACTCCTGGACCTGGCGCGGGACCTCTCGGCCCCCTTCGTCCGTGTCTTCCCGGGCGCGAGTGCCGGACAGAGCACCGAGGAGGCCGACGCGACGGCGGCGCGACGGCTCGGCACGGCCGCGGAGTACGCCGCCGACGTGGGCGTACGCATCCTGCTGGAGACCCACGACTCGCACCGCACCGGCGCGGACGCGATGCGGATCCTGGGCCTGGTCGGCCATCACCACGTGGGCGCGCTGTGGGACGTCATGCACACCTGGCTCGGCGGCGAGGAGCCGCCGACGACGTACGCGGCACTGTGCACGTATCTCGGCTATGTGCAGGTCAAGGACATCGCCTCCGCCGAGGACACCACCCCGCTCCCGCTGGGCGCCGGTGTTCTGCCGCTCGCGGAGTGTGTGGAGCTGCTCTCCCGGGAGGGCTGGGACGGCTGGCTGTGCTGGGAGTACGAGAAGCGGTGGTACGAGGCCGCCGCGCCGCTTCCGGAACTGCTGGGTCCGGGCCGGGACCACCTCGGGCGTCTGCTGAACGAGTCGGCGTAG